The window AGCACAGTCGATGGATGTCTTTTATTTACGGTCTTGTAATAACTTTGGGTTCTCTCTTTGTTTCACCTTTCAGAGTGCCTTTTGGACCAAAAGGATGCAGTGCACTACATCGAATATCAACCTAATCAATATCAGGCTCTTATTGACGTAGTGTCCCAACCAATTATACCCACAACTAAAATAGAAGTCTCAGCGCCGACCACTCCAGCACCATCggctgtagttttcccccaacAATGCGAAGACTCCTCCGTAATATTGCAGCAATTGACGCCGCCACAATCGCCTCCCCAATTCGATGCCtatcaacatcaacaacagccGCCGCTCGTTAAGGCCGAGCAAAAAGTGGTAAGTGAACTAAGAGCACCTGCTTGGTTGATGATCTTATTTGAAATTATGTTGTTCTTTACCTAGTTACCTTATGCCTCTGATGCTACCAACTCATCGACTTCAGCTGCTGCCAACAACTTCCAGTTCAACAACTGGACGGCGGGCAGTGAAATCGATCGAGAGAGCCAACTGGTCGACGACATTGTGAAACTTCGCGCCCAGGAACTGCAGTGGCAACAAATCAACGATGACTGCGAGTCACAAGCGTCCTCATCGTTGGattgcagcagcaacaacagtaGCATAGATGAGGAATGGCTCCCAGAACAGAACAGCAGTGCTCAATCGTCACCAGCTCACAGCGCTGGCGAGGAGTTGTTCCAACACCAAGATGGGGACTTCGAATTGGAGACGGACGTGCAAATTAAGACACCCAAAAAGCGGACTCGAGCCTATGGCCGTGGCGTGGAGGATCGCAAGATCCGGAAAAaggagcaaaacaaaaatgccgCCACACGCTATcgtcaaaaaaagaaaatggaaatggagaATGTTTTGGGTGAGGAGCAGATCTTGGCCCAGGAGAACGAGGCTCTTCGTCGTACTTTGGCTGATCGTCGCCATGAGCTCCGCTACTTGCGTCAACTAATCCGTGAATTTTATCAGGGTCGCAAGCACTAAACATAAGAAACACTTTTCAAGTTTCAATGCCTTTTGCAAAAATATCGTTATCATAGTAAGAAGTACAATCCAAGCCCCTTCCCTCGTAACTACCACAGAACATCGTAATCCTCCCACATGAAATAATACAgtcctcttttttttatcaacTTGCTTGGACACTGTCACCTATAGTAATTGTAACAGCAGTACGTCTTGACCCGCACTTTTGGCGCTTATGAAAAGCTGCAAAGCTTCGAACCCTTTCGCCAGTGTGGGccaatgacaaaaaaaaaacaccttttAAAGCAGCACTGGCCAGTGGGTCATACCTTATCCATGACACCCATAACTTGCAACATAAAAAGATTTACGAAAACCTTTTTGTTTCAATCCTCCAAATAAGTTAGAAAGCAATACCCAGTGCTCCATCTGCTGCAATTGAACGTTTCCAGgcaatgtttttattattctttCTTAAGCAATAAGCATCGTAATACAaaagtttgattttattatatatCAGCAATAAATCAAAAGGGTTTTCAAAAAACTTCTCTACTtgttcatttaattttcagcTCTTTGCGAGATTAATTTTCAATCTAGTTAAACTTGCCTGCCCACTTTACGAACAGGAGAACACTACTTCGTTCCCTTGGTAAGGCTGAAAAACTTCATCAGTTCACAATCAACAAGTTATTATCCTTTACCAGCCAACCCTGTAAAGTTTCACCGGCTCCCACATATGAGAAGTGGATGACGTAGATATAATCGGATTATGATTATGTCTCTGCGCGAGTTGTTGAATCTAAGTTGGG is drawn from Drosophila willistoni isolate 14030-0811.24 chromosome 2R unlocalized genomic scaffold, UCI_dwil_1.1 Seg167, whole genome shotgun sequence and contains these coding sequences:
- the LOC6646727 gene encoding activating transcription factor of chaperone isoform X2; its protein translation is MSTYIFMQQAYECLLDQKDAVHYIEYQPNQYQALIDVVSQPIIPTTKIEVSAPTTPAPSAVVFPQQCEDSSVILQQLTPPQSPPQFDAYQHQQQPPLVKAEQKVLPYASDATNSSTSAAANNFQFNNWTAGSEIDRESQLVDDIVKLRAQELQWQQINDDCESQASSSLDCSSNNSSIDEEWLPEQNSSAQSSPAHSAGEELFQHQDGDFELETDVQIKTPKKRTRAYGRGVEDRKIRKKEQNKNAATRYRQKKKMEMENVLGEEQILAQENEALRRTLADRRHELRYLRQLIREFYQGRKH
- the LOC6646727 gene encoding uncharacterized protein LOC6646727 isoform X1, producing the protein MDTNTSILLTMESLDLPRDLYWDLKQETPSPRSAVASELFALNETTTSITDWIYDDNFANGITLIGDVEGKDPTDSDSAEILRDEDFVVEFLDLKNGECLLDQKDAVHYIEYQPNQYQALIDVVSQPIIPTTKIEVSAPTTPAPSAVVFPQQCEDSSVILQQLTPPQSPPQFDAYQHQQQPPLVKAEQKVLPYASDATNSSTSAAANNFQFNNWTAGSEIDRESQLVDDIVKLRAQELQWQQINDDCESQASSSLDCSSNNSSIDEEWLPEQNSSAQSSPAHSAGEELFQHQDGDFELETDVQIKTPKKRTRAYGRGVEDRKIRKKEQNKNAATRYRQKKKMEMENVLGEEQILAQENEALRRTLADRRHELRYLRQLIREFYQGRKH